A stretch of the Synechocystis sp. PCC 7338 genome encodes the following:
- a CDS encoding asparaginase, whose protein sequence is MSRGKRPHTPPIEVHLLREGIIESQHWAEATVYDDRGRVLMLAGNSTSNAFIRSSLKPFQALAVTSTGTMERYGLTDKDLAIMCGSHQGTIEQARQVFNILWRADIEPQALQCPIPPGQESPLHHGCSGKHSGMLAVCQQQDWPLHSYLQQSSPIQKLILSKVADLLGMPGAELIAAHDDCGAPTYAMELGQIAHLYALLSSGQQLGLERVARAMTYYPYFVAGEGCFDTELMQQMEGELVSKSGAEGVQCVGRVGEGLGLAIKVKDGSKRAKYAVAIHLLQQMGWIPPQVAETLSEKFVRLGRYKRLEVIGELAML, encoded by the coding sequence ATGAGCAGAGGAAAACGCCCCCACACTCCCCCCATCGAAGTGCATTTGCTGAGGGAAGGCATCATCGAATCCCAACACTGGGCCGAAGCCACAGTATACGACGACAGGGGAAGGGTTTTAATGCTTGCCGGTAACAGCACCAGCAACGCCTTCATTCGCTCTTCCCTCAAACCATTTCAGGCCCTGGCCGTCACTAGCACCGGTACCATGGAGCGCTATGGCCTCACCGACAAAGACCTGGCCATTATGTGTGGTTCGCACCAAGGCACCATTGAACAAGCCCGGCAGGTATTCAATATTCTTTGGCGGGCCGACATTGAGCCCCAGGCTTTACAATGTCCCATTCCACCAGGACAGGAAAGCCCCCTGCACCATGGCTGCTCCGGGAAACATTCCGGTATGTTGGCCGTTTGCCAGCAGCAGGACTGGCCACTCCACAGTTATTTGCAACAAAGCAGTCCCATTCAAAAACTGATTTTGTCCAAGGTGGCCGACCTTCTGGGTATGCCTGGAGCGGAATTGATCGCCGCCCACGACGACTGTGGGGCCCCCACCTACGCCATGGAGTTGGGGCAAATAGCCCACTTATATGCACTGCTATCTTCGGGACAACAATTGGGTTTAGAGCGGGTTGCCCGGGCGATGACCTATTATCCCTATTTTGTCGCTGGGGAAGGCTGTTTCGATACGGAACTGATGCAACAAATGGAAGGGGAATTGGTCAGCAAGTCTGGTGCCGAGGGGGTGCAATGTGTGGGCCGAGTGGGGGAAGGGCTAGGTTTAGCAATTAAAGTTAAGGATGGTTCCAAACGAGCTAAGTACGCCGTAGCCATTCATCTACTCCAACAAATGGGTTGGATTCCTCCCCAGGTGGCGGAAACCCTGTCAGAAAAATTTGTACGGCTGGGTAGATATAAGCGCCTGGAAGTGATCGGCGAATTGGCTATGCTTTGA
- a CDS encoding CGLD27 family protein — protein MRESSPQICPVPLEQQPVNEYEALKSAWLYAWGQLDLLSYGKKLTGLALLISFIVSPIASASFSVEKQPVQCGFMIVLGIGLLLSLFVLRLLLGWRYVGDRLGAETVTYEESGWYDGQVWRKPLEVQTRDQLILRYQVNPVMQRWQDTLKFLGATMAIDLLLWAMFRLISA, from the coding sequence ATGCGGGAATCCTCACCCCAAATTTGCCCCGTCCCTCTGGAGCAACAGCCGGTCAATGAATACGAAGCCCTCAAGTCTGCTTGGTTATATGCCTGGGGCCAACTAGATTTGCTCAGTTACGGCAAGAAACTTACGGGGCTGGCTTTGTTGATTAGTTTTATTGTCAGCCCGATCGCCTCCGCCAGCTTTTCGGTGGAAAAGCAACCCGTTCAATGTGGTTTCATGATTGTGCTGGGCATTGGCCTTCTGCTATCCCTGTTTGTGTTGCGCTTGCTGTTGGGCTGGCGTTACGTTGGCGATCGCCTGGGGGCAGAAACCGTCACCTACGAAGAATCCGGCTGGTACGATGGCCAAGTGTGGCGTAAACCCCTAGAAGTGCAAACCAGGGATCAACTTATTTTGCGCTATCAAGTCAATCCCGTAATGCAACGCTGGCAAGATACCTTGAAATTCTTGGGGGCCACCATGGCGATCGATCTGCTCCTCTGGGCAATGTTTCGACTGATTAGTGCCTAG
- the aroH gene encoding chorismate mutase, which yields MVDWKVRAIRGATTVSENSSEAIRDAVCELLDVIEANNACPPEDIVSVTFSVTPDLDVIFPAAIARQRPRWENVPLLDVQQMYVKGSLERCIRVLIHVNSQSPQSEMYHAYLRQARSLRPDWHLARF from the coding sequence GTGGTGGACTGGAAAGTTCGAGCGATTCGGGGTGCAACGACGGTTTCGGAAAATAGCTCTGAGGCAATCCGAGATGCGGTCTGTGAGCTGCTGGATGTCATCGAAGCAAATAACGCCTGCCCCCCGGAGGACATTGTCAGTGTAACTTTCTCTGTTACCCCCGACCTCGATGTAATTTTTCCGGCGGCGATCGCCAGGCAGAGGCCCCGCTGGGAAAATGTCCCCCTGTTAGATGTGCAACAAATGTATGTCAAAGGTAGTTTAGAACGGTGTATTAGGGTGTTAATTCACGTCAACAGCCAAAGCCCCCAGTCAGAAATGTACCATGCCTATTTGCGCCAAGCCCGTAGTTTACGCCCCGATTGGCATTTAGCCAGATTTTAA
- a CDS encoding tetratricopeptide repeat protein yields MPRLSLCMIVQNEAAFLGECLASVADLVDEMVIADTGSTDNTVEIATQAGAKVITVPWEDDFALARNHALAATTGDWVLVLDGDERLNILVKDGIQKAIATDNALVVNLMRHELDSNQSPYSLVSRLFRRHPAVQFSRPYHETIDDSVLTLLERETHWQVIDLPGVAILHQGYSPTLLKERGKTQRAKHLLEKAMADNPQDPYLCSKLGALYFSLGDEKEGVKMLKQGLKRNTASIPVRFELHYHLANAYRRQQKWELARKHYQKALDEEILLPLKLGALINYGAFLQDLGELGEAIKVYQAVIHIDPSQAIAFFNLAMIYKAQGNLLEAIKGYQQAIALQPDYAEAYQNLAVTSFKAGLIQESVDVFQQAIALYEQRQSPEADRLRKNLQEMGLIA; encoded by the coding sequence ATGCCTCGCCTCAGCCTTTGCATGATTGTTCAAAATGAAGCCGCTTTCCTGGGGGAATGCTTAGCTAGTGTGGCGGATCTAGTAGATGAAATGGTCATAGCAGACACGGGGTCCACGGATAATACGGTGGAAATTGCTACCCAAGCGGGGGCTAAGGTGATCACTGTGCCCTGGGAAGATGATTTTGCCCTAGCCCGCAATCATGCCCTAGCCGCCACCACGGGGGATTGGGTGTTAGTGCTCGATGGGGACGAAAGGCTGAATATTCTGGTTAAAGATGGCATCCAAAAGGCGATCGCCACGGACAATGCCTTGGTGGTGAACTTAATGCGCCACGAACTGGACAGTAACCAATCTCCCTATTCGTTGGTATCCCGGTTATTCCGTCGCCATCCGGCGGTGCAATTTAGTCGTCCCTACCACGAAACCATTGATGACAGCGTTTTGACCTTACTGGAGCGGGAAACCCATTGGCAGGTGATTGATTTACCAGGGGTCGCCATCCTCCACCAGGGCTATAGTCCCACCTTGCTGAAAGAACGGGGTAAAACCCAGCGGGCCAAACATTTGCTCGAAAAAGCCATGGCGGACAATCCCCAAGACCCTTACCTCTGCAGTAAGCTAGGAGCTTTATATTTCAGCTTGGGGGACGAAAAAGAGGGGGTAAAAATGCTCAAACAGGGGCTCAAGCGCAACACAGCTTCCATTCCCGTGCGGTTTGAATTGCATTACCATCTGGCCAACGCCTACCGCCGCCAACAAAAATGGGAATTGGCCCGCAAACATTATCAGAAAGCCTTAGATGAAGAAATTTTACTGCCCCTAAAACTAGGTGCTTTGATCAATTACGGTGCTTTTTTGCAAGACTTAGGGGAATTGGGCGAAGCAATTAAGGTTTATCAAGCAGTAATTCATATTGATCCGTCCCAAGCGATCGCCTTTTTTAACTTAGCAATGATTTACAAGGCCCAAGGAAACTTACTCGAAGCCATCAAGGGTTATCAACAGGCTATTGCCCTACAACCGGACTATGCTGAAGCCTATCAAAACCTAGCTGTTACTAGTTTTAAGGCTGGTCTAATCCAAGAAAGTGTCGATGTTTTCCAACAGGCGATCGCCCTTTATGAACAACGGCAATCCCCGGAGGCGGATCGACTCAGAAAAAATCTACAGGAAATGGGTTTGATCGCATAG
- the trxA gene encoding thioredoxin, which translates to MSATPQVSDASFKEDVLDSELPVLVDFWAPWCGPCRMVAPVVDEISQQYEGKVKVVKLNTDENPNTASQYGIRSIPTLMIFKGGQRVDMVVGAVPKTTLASTLEKYL; encoded by the coding sequence ATGAGTGCTACCCCTCAAGTTTCCGACGCAAGTTTCAAAGAGGATGTATTAGACAGCGAGTTACCCGTGCTCGTAGACTTTTGGGCTCCCTGGTGTGGCCCTTGTCGCATGGTGGCCCCCGTCGTTGATGAAATCTCACAACAGTACGAAGGCAAGGTCAAAGTCGTTAAGTTAAACACCGACGAAAACCCCAATACCGCTAGTCAGTACGGCATCCGCAGTATTCCCACCCTAATGATTTTCAAAGGGGGTCAGAGAGTGGACATGGTGGTGGGAGCCGTGCCCAAAACGACCCTTGCCAGCACCCTAGAAAAATATCTTTAA
- the pyk gene encoding pyruvate kinase, giving the protein MRPLSHRTKIVATIGPASSSVEVIRQMVDAGMNVARLNFSHGSYEDHATMVKMLRSVEQEMDTPITLLQDLQGPKIRIGQLPGGEKHLREGEKICLVPVEIGDRHGEAVGIDYPHLAAEARVGERILLDDGLLEMKVVAIKDPEVICEVVTGGVLKSRKGVNLPGLVLTLPSMTAKDKQDLEFGLSQGIDWVSLSFVRKGEDIHTLKQFLAERGHPDLPVIAKIEKPQAIENLEEIVAVSNGIMVARGDLGVEVNPEKVPRLQKEIIRRCNVRAIPVITATQMLDSMIHNSRPTRAEASDVANAILDGTDAVMLSGESAVGQYPVKSVQMLRKIAEETELGLHLTNNPPIENTETHALSEALVVIDEILDLKYIVTFTTSGFTSLLASNQRPSVPVIAFTPSEKVYHGLNLVWGIIPFLIDEEFDTFEDLIQQAEVLLRDREMVQKGDQLLVMAGIPTKIPRGTNFLKIHRIS; this is encoded by the coding sequence ATGAGACCCCTAAGTCATCGCACCAAGATTGTGGCCACCATTGGCCCCGCCAGTAGTTCGGTGGAGGTGATACGTCAAATGGTGGATGCGGGCATGAATGTGGCTCGGCTCAATTTTTCCCATGGTAGCTACGAGGATCACGCCACCATGGTCAAAATGCTGCGATCGGTGGAGCAAGAAATGGACACTCCCATTACCCTTTTGCAGGATTTACAGGGGCCCAAAATTCGCATTGGTCAGTTACCAGGGGGCGAAAAACATCTACGAGAAGGGGAAAAAATCTGTTTGGTGCCAGTGGAAATTGGCGATCGCCATGGTGAGGCGGTAGGCATTGACTATCCCCATTTGGCGGCGGAGGCCCGGGTGGGGGAAAGAATTTTGTTGGATGATGGTTTGCTGGAAATGAAAGTGGTGGCGATTAAAGATCCAGAGGTAATTTGTGAAGTGGTGACGGGGGGCGTCCTCAAAAGTCGCAAAGGGGTCAATCTACCGGGGTTAGTGCTAACTTTACCTTCCATGACCGCCAAGGATAAGCAGGACTTAGAATTTGGTCTGAGCCAAGGTATTGATTGGGTTTCCCTCAGCTTTGTCCGCAAAGGGGAAGATATCCACACCCTCAAACAATTTCTGGCCGAACGGGGCCATCCTGACCTGCCGGTCATTGCCAAAATCGAAAAGCCCCAGGCGATCGAAAATCTGGAAGAAATTGTGGCAGTTTCCAACGGCATTATGGTGGCCCGGGGCGACCTAGGGGTGGAAGTAAACCCAGAAAAAGTGCCTCGCCTGCAAAAGGAAATCATCCGGCGCTGTAACGTACGGGCCATTCCGGTTATTACCGCCACCCAAATGCTAGACAGCATGATTCACAATTCCCGACCCACCAGAGCAGAAGCCAGTGACGTGGCCAACGCCATCTTGGATGGCACCGATGCGGTAATGTTATCCGGGGAATCGGCAGTGGGACAATACCCTGTTAAATCAGTACAGATGTTGCGTAAAATTGCCGAAGAAACGGAATTGGGTCTCCATCTTACCAACAATCCACCAATCGAAAATACGGAAACCCATGCCCTAAGTGAAGCATTGGTGGTCATCGACGAAATCTTAGACTTAAAATATATTGTTACATTCACCACGTCTGGTTTTACTTCTCTGCTCGCTTCCAATCAACGGCCATCGGTGCCGGTTATTGCCTTTACCCCCTCAGAAAAGGTTTACCATGGTCTCAACTTAGTTTGGGGTATTATTCCCTTTTTAATTGACGAAGAATTTGACACCTTTGAGGACTTAATCCAACAGGCGGAGGTACTGCTAAGGGATCGAGAAATGGTACAAAAAGGCGACCAATTATTAGTTATGGCCGGGATTCCGACAAAAATACCCAGAGGCACCAATTTTCTTAAGATTCATCGTATTTCTTAA
- a CDS encoding sodium/glutamate symporter codes for MLSLINVLFAFITLAILILVGRFVKQKIKLFQKLYLPESIIAGAIALLLGPGVVGSIAVALGVPADSYLAGGVFPETTRTVWAQSPGVFINIVFAALFLGETIPKPKEIWRKTSPQVAFGQTLAWGQYALPILITLLILIPLFNVDPIIASLVEISFEGGHGTAAGMAETFNRLNFPEGGDLALGLATVGIVTGVIAGTVLADWGRRNNYIQEIPTEITSGDAQFQPTAHLESDRVLSRRAQLMRNLLIDPLSLNFGFTALAVLIGWIILELLRLLEFFTWGKTGFELAGAIPLFPMALIGGIIVQLIMKRLDLDSLIIRNLQERIAGVALDLVVVTALASIKLQVLGANLPVFLSLSLVGIIWNIVAFVYLAPRILPSYWFERGIGDMGQSMGVTATGILLIKMVDPHNRTGAFESFAYKQLFFEPIVGGGLFTAAAPTLIRQFGLIPMLISTSGLLAFWLIFGFWNYKVIKREMMAEADSPNPIG; via the coding sequence ATGCTTAGTTTAATTAATGTTTTATTTGCGTTTATCACCCTGGCGATTTTAATTCTGGTGGGTAGATTTGTAAAACAGAAAATTAAGCTATTTCAAAAACTATATTTACCAGAATCGATTATTGCCGGGGCAATCGCCTTGTTATTAGGGCCAGGGGTAGTTGGTTCCATTGCCGTGGCCCTGGGGGTACCTGCGGATAGTTATTTGGCCGGGGGAGTATTTCCCGAAACTACCCGCACCGTCTGGGCCCAGTCCCCTGGAGTCTTCATCAATATAGTTTTTGCGGCCCTATTCCTGGGGGAAACCATTCCAAAACCGAAGGAAATTTGGCGTAAAACCTCTCCCCAAGTAGCCTTTGGCCAGACGTTGGCTTGGGGGCAGTATGCTTTGCCCATCTTGATCACCTTATTAATTTTAATTCCTCTGTTCAATGTCGATCCGATAATTGCTTCCCTGGTGGAAATCAGTTTTGAAGGAGGTCATGGAACTGCAGCCGGTATGGCAGAAACCTTCAACAGACTAAATTTTCCTGAAGGCGGAGATTTAGCCCTGGGATTGGCCACCGTGGGTATTGTCACTGGGGTAATCGCCGGTACGGTTTTAGCCGATTGGGGCAGGCGCAATAATTACATCCAAGAAATACCGACCGAGATAACATCAGGAGACGCCCAATTTCAGCCCACGGCCCATCTGGAAAGTGATCGTGTTTTGAGCAGAAGAGCTCAGTTAATGCGAAACCTTTTAATCGATCCCCTATCTTTGAATTTTGGCTTTACGGCCTTAGCGGTGTTGATTGGCTGGATAATTTTAGAGCTACTCAGGTTGTTAGAATTTTTCACCTGGGGAAAAACTGGTTTTGAATTGGCTGGAGCTATTCCTTTATTTCCCATGGCTTTGATTGGAGGCATTATTGTCCAACTAATTATGAAAAGGTTGGATTTAGATTCCTTGATTATTAGAAATTTACAAGAAAGAATTGCCGGAGTGGCCCTGGATTTGGTCGTGGTAACGGCCTTAGCATCGATTAAACTGCAGGTGTTGGGAGCTAACTTGCCCGTTTTTCTGAGTTTGTCTTTGGTAGGAATTATTTGGAATATTGTCGCTTTTGTTTACCTAGCACCAAGAATTTTACCTAGTTATTGGTTTGAAAGAGGTATTGGTGATATGGGTCAATCCATGGGGGTTACTGCCACAGGAATTCTGTTAATTAAAATGGTTGATCCCCATAACCGTACCGGTGCCTTTGAAAGCTTTGCTTATAAACAATTATTTTTTGAGCCGATTGTTGGTGGTGGATTATTTACGGCGGCGGCCCCCACTTTAATTCGTCAATTTGGTCTGATTCCGATGCTAATTTCCACCTCCGGCTTATTAGCTTTTTGGCTAATTTTTGGTTTCTGGAACTATAAGGTGATTAAACGGGAAATGATGGCTGAAGCAGATTCACCCAACCCCATTGGTTGA
- the wecB gene encoding non-hydrolyzing UDP-N-acetylglucosamine 2-epimerase: protein MTVSPLSVCITLGTRPEAIKLAPVIRAFRAQPDMETQVILTGQHREMVQQVMDLFELSGDADLKIMQPGQTLTDITQGCLGGLDKLWREKPPQLVIVQGDTTTAFAAALAAFYQQIPIGHVEAGLRTDNLFNPYPEEANRRLISQIAQLHFAPTTLAVENLRRSDVTGEIHLTGNTVIDALLTVAGQKPACPIDGLDWQKYRVLLATVHRRENWGEPLQDILTSFSQILEQFPDTALLLPMHRNPTVREPIQKALGDHPRVFLTEPLDYAQLVGAIQHCYLLLTDSGGLQEEAPSLGKPVLVLRETTERPEAIAAGTAKLVGTNPAKVTKAAGELLSQPQAYEQMANAINPFGDGTASPKIIQIVRNYFQH, encoded by the coding sequence ATGACTGTATCTCCCCTATCCGTTTGCATTACCCTCGGTACTCGCCCTGAAGCGATCAAATTGGCCCCCGTGATCCGGGCATTCCGGGCCCAACCCGATATGGAAACCCAGGTAATTTTGACCGGGCAACATCGGGAAATGGTGCAACAGGTCATGGATTTATTTGAGTTGTCAGGGGATGCGGATCTGAAAATTATGCAACCGGGGCAAACTTTAACGGATATTACCCAGGGTTGCTTGGGGGGATTGGACAAACTCTGGCGGGAAAAACCACCCCAATTGGTCATTGTCCAAGGGGATACCACCACAGCTTTTGCGGCGGCCCTGGCGGCTTTTTATCAGCAAATTCCCATTGGCCATGTGGAAGCGGGGTTACGCACCGATAATTTATTTAATCCCTACCCAGAGGAAGCCAATCGTCGCCTGATTTCCCAAATTGCCCAGTTGCATTTTGCCCCCACTACCCTAGCAGTGGAGAATTTACGGCGATCCGATGTCACTGGGGAAATCCATTTAACGGGCAATACGGTCATTGATGCGTTATTGACAGTGGCCGGCCAAAAACCAGCTTGCCCCATTGACGGTTTGGATTGGCAAAAGTATCGAGTTTTACTGGCTACAGTGCATCGCCGGGAAAATTGGGGGGAGCCCTTGCAGGATATTTTGACCAGTTTTAGCCAAATCCTAGAGCAGTTTCCCGACACGGCCCTATTACTGCCCATGCACCGCAATCCCACTGTGCGGGAACCGATTCAAAAGGCATTGGGTGATCATCCCCGGGTTTTTCTAACAGAACCATTGGATTACGCCCAATTGGTGGGGGCAATTCAGCATTGTTACCTACTCTTAACGGATTCCGGTGGTCTTCAGGAAGAAGCTCCTAGTTTGGGTAAACCTGTGTTAGTGTTGCGGGAAACAACGGAACGACCAGAGGCGATCGCCGCCGGGACAGCGAAATTAGTGGGGACAAATCCGGCCAAAGTTACGAAGGCCGCCGGGGAGTTACTGAGTCAACCCCAAGCCTATGAACAAATGGCCAATGCCATCAACCCCTTTGGGGACGGTACTGCCAGCCCAAAAATCATCCAAATTGTTCGTAATTATTTCCAACACTAA
- the cobM gene encoding precorrin-4 C(11)-methyltransferase, which yields MTATRQSFSPAVYFVGAGPGDPDLLTIKGQKLLQAADLVLYADSLVPKQMLAEVRPQAECIATGSKTLETIVPLMITAVRQGKIVVRLHSGDLTLYSAIHEQMQALGEADISFVCVPGISAFQAAAAILNCELTVPDLVQTIVLTRISGAASTVPEREELASLAYHQASLGLYLAARHVEKAQNQLLEHYPADTPVAVCFRVGWPDEKIWLVPLGEMAALSLQENLIRTTLYLISPALKTDLPRRSRLYHPDHSHIFRPKR from the coding sequence ATGACCGCAACCAGACAATCTTTTTCTCCGGCCGTTTATTTTGTTGGGGCAGGCCCCGGTGATCCCGATCTACTGACTATTAAGGGGCAAAAGCTCTTGCAAGCGGCTGATTTAGTCCTCTATGCCGATTCCCTGGTGCCCAAGCAAATGTTGGCAGAGGTGCGACCCCAGGCGGAATGTATTGCTACTGGGAGTAAAACCTTGGAGACCATTGTGCCGTTAATGATCACAGCGGTGCGCCAAGGGAAAATTGTGGTGCGACTCCATTCTGGTGATCTCACCCTCTACAGCGCCATCCACGAACAAATGCAGGCTCTGGGGGAAGCGGACATTTCCTTTGTCTGTGTGCCGGGCATTAGTGCATTCCAGGCGGCGGCGGCCATCTTAAACTGTGAGCTCACTGTGCCTGATTTAGTACAAACTATTGTGCTGACCCGCATTAGTGGTGCGGCTTCGACGGTGCCAGAACGGGAAGAGTTAGCAAGTTTGGCCTACCACCAAGCCAGTTTGGGGCTATACTTAGCCGCTCGCCATGTGGAAAAAGCCCAGAACCAATTATTGGAGCATTACCCCGCCGACACTCCCGTGGCCGTTTGCTTTCGGGTGGGTTGGCCCGATGAAAAAATTTGGCTAGTTCCCCTGGGGGAAATGGCCGCCCTAAGTTTGCAAGAAAATCTCATCCGCACCACCCTATACCTGATCAGCCCTGCTTTAAAAACCGATCTCCCCCGGCGATCGCGCCTTTATCATCCTGACCACAGTCATATATTTCGTCCCAAACGTTAA
- a CDS encoding DUF4926 domain-containing protein: MKIKDLDVVIFTESRITKHFEMGEPIYLQPGQVGTMVMEFSDRMFEVEFADQDGIP, encoded by the coding sequence ATGAAAATTAAAGACTTAGATGTTGTTATTTTTACTGAAAGCCGGATAACCAAACACTTTGAAATGGGTGAACCGATTTACCTTCAACCGGGCCAGGTGGGAACAATGGTAATGGAATTTAGCGACCGGATGTTTGAAGTTGAATTTGCTGACCAGGATGGTATTCCCTAA
- a CDS encoding NAD(P)/FAD-dependent oxidoreductase produces the protein MPRTVIVVGGGAAGFFGAINCARNLPEGRVILLEAGSKFLAKVSISGGGRCNVTHHCFDPTQLVQNYPRGGKALRGAFSRFQPQQTIAWFGAEGVQLKTEADGRMFPITDDSATIVDCLLATARRSGVELRNRSPVQGVGKLGEQFQVTLKSGEIINGDRLLLATGSNPLGYRWAEQLGHTIQAPVPSLFTFNIPDAQLTDLAGVSVENALVSLSPKFKGTDCQAGPVLITHWGLSGPAVLKLSAWGARQLQASSYDHSLWLNWLPRVNPQQSIVQWQQTKQNHPRKQIANFSPTTLPKRLWQRLTAQAEIKPGQCWADFSKVQERQLTDNIHRYHCQIKGKGVFKEEFVTCGGITLKEVDFKTMASRCCPGLYFAGEILDIDGITGGFNFQNAWTTAWLAAQGMGTL, from the coding sequence ATGCCAAGAACTGTAATTGTGGTGGGGGGAGGAGCGGCCGGCTTTTTTGGGGCGATTAATTGTGCAAGAAATCTACCGGAGGGCAGAGTAATTTTATTGGAGGCGGGGTCAAAATTCCTGGCTAAGGTTAGCATTTCTGGAGGCGGTCGTTGTAATGTGACCCACCATTGCTTTGACCCGACGCAGTTAGTGCAAAATTATCCCCGGGGGGGGAAAGCGTTACGGGGAGCGTTCAGTCGCTTCCAACCCCAACAAACAATCGCCTGGTTTGGGGCGGAGGGGGTACAACTGAAAACGGAAGCAGACGGGCGGATGTTTCCCATTACCGATGACTCGGCCACCATTGTGGATTGTTTACTAGCGACAGCGCGGCGATCGGGAGTGGAGTTAAGGAATCGATCGCCAGTGCAAGGGGTAGGAAAACTAGGGGAGCAATTCCAGGTAACGCTTAAATCGGGGGAAATAATTAATGGCGATCGCCTGTTGTTGGCCACGGGCAGTAATCCTTTAGGTTATCGTTGGGCGGAACAATTGGGACATACAATCCAGGCTCCGGTGCCCTCTTTGTTCACCTTTAATATTCCCGATGCCCAGTTGACCGACCTTGCCGGAGTCAGTGTGGAAAATGCCCTAGTGAGTTTGTCGCCGAAGTTTAAAGGAACTGATTGCCAAGCAGGCCCGGTCTTGATTACCCATTGGGGGCTGAGCGGCCCGGCGGTGCTGAAACTATCCGCCTGGGGAGCAAGGCAATTGCAGGCATCGAGCTATGACCATTCCCTCTGGCTCAACTGGTTACCTAGAGTTAACCCCCAGCAGTCTATCGTCCAATGGCAACAGACAAAGCAAAATCATCCCCGCAAACAAATTGCTAATTTCAGCCCCACAACCCTTCCCAAACGACTCTGGCAGAGATTAACGGCCCAGGCGGAGATTAAACCCGGCCAATGCTGGGCTGATTTTTCCAAAGTCCAGGAACGACAACTAACGGATAATATCCACCGCTACCACTGTCAGATCAAAGGCAAAGGGGTGTTCAAAGAAGAATTTGTTACCTGTGGGGGTATTACCCTCAAGGAAGTGGATTTTAAAACCATGGCCAGCCGTTGTTGCCCAGGCTTATATTTTGCTGGGGAAATCCTCGACATAGATGGTATTACCGGCGGTTTTAATTTTCAAAATGCCTGGACTACGGCTTGGTTGGCAGCCCAAGGGATGGGGACTCTATAA